In a single window of the Hypanus sabinus isolate sHypSab1 chromosome 15, sHypSab1.hap1, whole genome shotgun sequence genome:
- the LOC132405206 gene encoding small ribosomal subunit protein uS17-like — protein sequence MADNQTERAYQKQPTVFQNKKHMLAAEGAKEKLPRYHRNVGLGFKTPREAIDGTYIDKKCPFTGNVSIRGHILTGVVTKMKMQRTIVIRRDYLHYIRKYNRFEKRHKNMSVHLSPCFRDVQNGDSVTVGECQPLSKTVRFNVLKVTKAAGAKKQFQKF from the coding sequence ATGGCGGACAACCAGACCGAGCGCGCCTACCAGAAGCAGCCGACCGTCTTCCAGAATAAGAAGCACATGTTAGCGGCTGAGGGCGCCAAGGAGAAGCTGCCGCGCTACCACCGCAATGTGGGCCTAGGCTTCAAGACCCCGCGAGAGGCCATTGATGGAACCTACATTGACAAGAAATGTCCATTTACTGGGAATGTGTCAATTCGAGGGCATATCCTCACAGGTGTTGTAACTAAAATGAAGATGCAACGGACCATAGTTATTCGCAGAGACTACCTTCATTACATCAGGAAATACAACCGTTTTGAGAAGCGACACAAGAACATGTCTGTGCACTTATCCCCTTGCTTCAGGGATGTGCAGAATGGAGACAGTGTGACCGTTGGAGAGTGTCAACCCCTCAGTAAGACTGTGCGTTTCAACGTCCTCAAAGTCACCAAGGCTGCAGGAGCCAAGAAACAGTTCCAGAAATTTTGA